In Streptomyces sp. NBC_00341, the DNA window GGCGAGGGTCAGGCCGCCGAGGCCGGCGCCGACGATGGTGATCGGGTGATGAGTGGTGGTCTTCATGGTCTTCCTCGTTTCCGTGCGGATGGGGCGCCGGGCAGCTGCCATGAGACCTAAATGGTCCCGCGTTCCATAAGTAATATGGAACGCGGGACCAGGGTGTGTCAAAATGAGGACATGCCACGCACGCGAGGAAGAGCACCCGACGGGAAAGGCCGGACCGACGCCCTTTCGCGAGAGATCATCGTGGGTGCAGCCGTCGCGCTGTTGGACGAGCGTGGTGAGCGAGGGCTCACGTTCCGGCTGCTGGCCAAGGAGCTCGACACCGGGCCTGGCGCGCTGTATTGGCACGTAGCGAACAAGGACGAGCTTGTCGCCCTGGCCGCCGATCAGGTCCTCGGTCAGGTTTTTGCCGCGGTCCCGTGCGCCGAGGAGGATGCAGCCGTAGGGCTGCGCGCGCTGGCGGTCGCCGTCTTCGACGCCCTTGACCGGCATGCGTGGGCGGCGTCGCACGTCACGGCACCGGCCGCGCTGGCGAACGCCCTGCGCCTGCTCGACCGCATCGGCAGCCTGGTCATGCGGGTCGGGGTGCCGGCCGAACGGCACTTCGCGGTCGCCACCGCGATCTCGTACTACATCACCGGCGTGAGCGCCCAGATCGTCGCCCCCGGCATCACCGCCGATGCGGCCGTCGGCCGGGAGGCCTTCCTCGCCCGGACTGCCGAAGGCTGGGAGGGGCTCGATCCCGACGACTACCCCTTCCTGGCGCGCACCGCCGCCAACCTGCGCGACCACGACGACCGCGACCAGTTCATCGCCGGACTCGACCTTCTCCTGAACGGCCTGAACGCCACGGCGGAGGCGCCG includes these proteins:
- a CDS encoding TetR/AcrR family transcriptional regulator, producing the protein MGAAVALLDERGERGLTFRLLAKELDTGPGALYWHVANKDELVALAADQVLGQVFAAVPCAEEDAAVGLRALAVAVFDALDRHAWAASHVTAPAALANALRLLDRIGSLVMRVGVPAERHFAVATAISYYITGVSAQIVAPGITADAAVGREAFLARTAEGWEGLDPDDYPFLARTAANLRDHDDRDQFIAGLDLLLNGLNATAEAPSA